A stretch of Anolis sagrei isolate rAnoSag1 chromosome X, rAnoSag1.mat, whole genome shotgun sequence DNA encodes these proteins:
- the PXN gene encoding paxillin isoform X5, translated as MSSSLGNNLSELDRLLLELNAVQHNPPSGYPADEAARTPSLPSGAGSHYSALENATSLNTQPTAPAKEKPKRNGGHGIEEVCPSVESLLDELESSVPSPVPAITVNQGEMSSPQRVTASQQQTRISASSATRELDELMASLSDFKVIIPAESPLPLRRTVSVPPSPPPQIPKDVSRAVSVKTSPLPHPPPPPPPLPPPPPPPPSPHVPQLRYVPSAPPPQPLLQWEMLLEECSSPRAQVPKESIGVVSAAKTVVSVGCQTEEDSFFPPEQVPYTPPLERGSHVLAARPPTPEKFMSQGKGGNNYPSSTPPKPGSQLDSMLGSLQSDLNKLGVATVAKGVCGACKKPIAGQVVTAMGKTWHPEHFVCTHCQEEIGSRNFFERDSQPYCEKDYHNLFSPRCYYCNGPILDKVVTALDRTWHPEHFFCAQCGAFFGPEGFHEKDGKAYCRKDYFDMFAPKCGGCARAILENYISALNTLWHPECFVCRECFTPFINGSFFEHDGQPYCEVHYHERRGSLCSGCQKPITGRCITAMAKKFHPEHFVCAFCLKQLNKGTFKEQNDKPYCQNCFLKLFC; from the exons ATGAGCTCTTCATTAGGCAATAACCTCTCAGAACTGGACCGACTCCTACTAGAACTCAATGCTGTTCAGCACAACCCTCCTAGTGGCTACCCAGCAG ATGAAGCTGCTAGGACCCCCTCGCTGCCCAGTGGGGCTGGCTCTCACTACAGCGCCTTGGAGAACGCTACCTCTTTGAATACACAACCAACAGCGCCTGCAAAAGAGAAGCCCAAGCGGAATGGAGGGCATGGCATTGAGGAAGTGTGTCCCAGTGTGGAGAGCCTTTTGGACGAACTTGAGAGCTCTGTGCCCAGTCCAGT TCCCGCTATCACTGTGAATCAAGGTGAAATGAGCAGCCCACAGCGGGTCACCGCTAGCCAGCAACAGACACGCATATCTGCCTCATCAGCAACAAGAGAACTGGATGAACTGATGGCTTCACTCTCAGATTTCAAG GTTATAATTCCTGCAGAATCACCCCTCCCTCTAAGAAGAACAGTTTCTGTCCCACCTTCTCCCCCACCACAGATTCCTAAAGATGTCTCCAGGGCTGTTTCTGTCAAAACCTCACCTCTCCCTCACcctccaccgcctcctcctcccttgCCGCCTCCACCGCCTCCACCGCCATCGCCACATGTCCCTCAGTTGCGCTATGTGCCCTCCGCCCCTCCACCTCAGCCCCTTCTCCAGTGGGAAATGCTTTTGGAGGAGTGCTCCTCTCCCCGAGCACAGGTTCCCAAAGAAAGCATTGGAGTGGTCTCTGCTGCCAAGACAGTGGTATCAGTTGGCTGCCAAACAGAAGAGGACTCgttcttcccaccagagcag GTTCCTTATACTCCACCTCTGGAACGGGGCTCTCATGTTCTGGCTGCTCGGCCGCCCACCCCTGAGAAG tTCATGTCCCAAGGGAAAGGTGGGAATAACTACCCATCATCTACTCCTCCAAAACCTGGTAGCCAGTTGGATAGCATGCTTGGAAGCCTCCAGTCTGACTTGAACAAACTGGGAGTAGCAACCGTGGCCAAAGGCGTATGTGGAGCCTGCAAGAAACCAATTGCTGGACAG GTTGTCACAGCGATGGGCAAGACTTGGCATCCAGAACACTTTGTCTGCACTCATTGCCAGGAGGAGATCGGGTCACGGAACTTCTTTGAGCGTGATAGCCAGCCCTACTGCGAGAAGGACTATCACAATCTCTTCTCCCCTCGCTGTTACTACTGCAATGGCCCTATCCTGGAT AAAGTGGTGACGGCCTTGGACAGGACATGGCACCCGGAACACTTTTTCTGTGCGCAGTGTGGAGCATTCTTTGGTCCTGAAG GCTTCCATGAGAAGGATGGCAAGGCCTACTGTCGCAAGGATTACTTTGACATGTTTGCTCCCAAGTGTGGAGGTTGTGCTCGTGCCATTTTGGAAAACTACATCTCTGCCTTGAATACCCTCTGGCACCCTGAGTGTTTTGTCTGCCGG GAATGCTTCACTCCATTCATCAATGGCAGCTTCTTTGAACACGATGGGCAGCCCTACTGTGAGGTGCATTATCATGAGCGCCGGGGCTCACTGTGCTCTGGCTGCCAGAAGCCCATCACAGGGCGCTGCATCACTGCAATGGCCAAGAAATTTCATCCTGAACACTTTGTCTGTGCCTTCTGTCTCAAGCAGCTCAACAAAGGAACCTTCAAGGAGCAGAATGACAAGCCCTACTGTCAGAACTGCTTCTTGAAACTCTTCTGTTAA
- the PXN gene encoding paxillin isoform X3, translated as MDDLDALLADLESTTSHISKRPVFLSEETSYSYPTGNHTYQEITIPPPVPPPPSNEALNGTVNDPLDQWQPSIPKNIHQQPQSQSPVYSSSASGSRECVISPPRASEEEHVYSFPNKQKSAEPSPTLMSSSLGNNLSELDRLLLELNAVQHNPPSGYPADEAARTPSLPSGAGSHYSALENATSLNTQPTAPAKEKPKRNGGHGIEEVCPSVESLLDELESSVPSPVPAITVNQGEMSSPQRVTASQQQTRISASSATRELDELMASLSDFKVPYTPPLERGSHVLAARPPTPEKFMSQGKGGNNYPSSTPPKPGSQLDSMLGSLQSDLNKLGVATVAKGVCGACKKPIAGQVVTAMGKTWHPEHFVCTHCQEEIGSRNFFERDSQPYCEKDYHNLFSPRCYYCNGPILDKVVTALDRTWHPEHFFCAQCGAFFGPEGFHEKDGKAYCRKDYFDMFAPKCGGCARAILENYISALNTLWHPECFVCRECFTPFINGSFFEHDGQPYCEVHYHERRGSLCSGCQKPITGRCITAMAKKFHPEHFVCAFCLKQLNKGTFKEQNDKPYCQNCFLKLFC; from the exons ATGCGTTACTAGCTGATCTGGAATCCACTACCTCCCACATCTCCAAGCGACCTGTCTTCCTGTCAGAAGAAACATCTTACTCTTATCCAACTGGAAATCATACATACCAGGAAATCACTATACCTCCTCCAGTGCCACCCCCTCCTTCCAATGAGGCCTTGAATGGGACAGTAAATGATCCTTTAGACCAGTGGCAGCCCAGCATCCCCAAAAATATTCACCAGCAG CCACAGTCCCAGTCTCCGGTGTACAGCTCTAGTGCCTCTGGATCCAGGGAGTGTGTCATTTCTCCTCCGCGTGCAAGCGAAGAAGAACACGTCTACAG TTTTCCCAACAAGCAGAAGTCAGCAGAACCATCTCCCACACTGATGAGCTCTTCATTAGGCAATAACCTCTCAGAACTGGACCGACTCCTACTAGAACTCAATGCTGTTCAGCACAACCCTCCTAGTGGCTACCCAGCAG ATGAAGCTGCTAGGACCCCCTCGCTGCCCAGTGGGGCTGGCTCTCACTACAGCGCCTTGGAGAACGCTACCTCTTTGAATACACAACCAACAGCGCCTGCAAAAGAGAAGCCCAAGCGGAATGGAGGGCATGGCATTGAGGAAGTGTGTCCCAGTGTGGAGAGCCTTTTGGACGAACTTGAGAGCTCTGTGCCCAGTCCAGT TCCCGCTATCACTGTGAATCAAGGTGAAATGAGCAGCCCACAGCGGGTCACCGCTAGCCAGCAACAGACACGCATATCTGCCTCATCAGCAACAAGAGAACTGGATGAACTGATGGCTTCACTCTCAGATTTCAAG GTTCCTTATACTCCACCTCTGGAACGGGGCTCTCATGTTCTGGCTGCTCGGCCGCCCACCCCTGAGAAG tTCATGTCCCAAGGGAAAGGTGGGAATAACTACCCATCATCTACTCCTCCAAAACCTGGTAGCCAGTTGGATAGCATGCTTGGAAGCCTCCAGTCTGACTTGAACAAACTGGGAGTAGCAACCGTGGCCAAAGGCGTATGTGGAGCCTGCAAGAAACCAATTGCTGGACAG GTTGTCACAGCGATGGGCAAGACTTGGCATCCAGAACACTTTGTCTGCACTCATTGCCAGGAGGAGATCGGGTCACGGAACTTCTTTGAGCGTGATAGCCAGCCCTACTGCGAGAAGGACTATCACAATCTCTTCTCCCCTCGCTGTTACTACTGCAATGGCCCTATCCTGGAT AAAGTGGTGACGGCCTTGGACAGGACATGGCACCCGGAACACTTTTTCTGTGCGCAGTGTGGAGCATTCTTTGGTCCTGAAG GCTTCCATGAGAAGGATGGCAAGGCCTACTGTCGCAAGGATTACTTTGACATGTTTGCTCCCAAGTGTGGAGGTTGTGCTCGTGCCATTTTGGAAAACTACATCTCTGCCTTGAATACCCTCTGGCACCCTGAGTGTTTTGTCTGCCGG GAATGCTTCACTCCATTCATCAATGGCAGCTTCTTTGAACACGATGGGCAGCCCTACTGTGAGGTGCATTATCATGAGCGCCGGGGCTCACTGTGCTCTGGCTGCCAGAAGCCCATCACAGGGCGCTGCATCACTGCAATGGCCAAGAAATTTCATCCTGAACACTTTGTCTGTGCCTTCTGTCTCAAGCAGCTCAACAAAGGAACCTTCAAGGAGCAGAATGACAAGCCCTACTGTCAGAACTGCTTCTTGAAACTCTTCTGTTAA
- the PXN gene encoding paxillin isoform X1 → MDDLDALLADLESTTSHISKRPVFLSEETSYSYPTGNHTYQEITIPPPVPPPPSNEALNGTVNDPLDQWQPSIPKNIHQQPQSQSPVYSSSASGSRECVISPPRASEEEHVYSFPNKQKSAEPSPTLMSSSLGNNLSELDRLLLELNAVQHNPPSGYPADEAARTPSLPSGAGSHYSALENATSLNTQPTAPAKEKPKRNGGHGIEEVCPSVESLLDELESSVPSPVPAITVNQGEMSSPQRVTASQQQTRISASSATRELDELMASLSDFKVIIPAESPLPLRRTVSVPPSPPPQIPKDVSRAVSVKTSPLPHPPPPPPPLPPPPPPPPSPHVPQLRYVPSAPPPQPLLQWEMLLEECSSPRAQVPKESIGVVSAAKTVVSVGCQTEEDSFFPPEQVPYTPPLERGSHVLAARPPTPEKFMSQGKGGNNYPSSTPPKPGSQLDSMLGSLQSDLNKLGVATVAKGVCGACKKPIAGQVVTAMGKTWHPEHFVCTHCQEEIGSRNFFERDSQPYCEKDYHNLFSPRCYYCNGPILDKVVTALDRTWHPEHFFCAQCGAFFGPEGFHEKDGKAYCRKDYFDMFAPKCGGCARAILENYISALNTLWHPECFVCRECFTPFINGSFFEHDGQPYCEVHYHERRGSLCSGCQKPITGRCITAMAKKFHPEHFVCAFCLKQLNKGTFKEQNDKPYCQNCFLKLFC, encoded by the exons ATGCGTTACTAGCTGATCTGGAATCCACTACCTCCCACATCTCCAAGCGACCTGTCTTCCTGTCAGAAGAAACATCTTACTCTTATCCAACTGGAAATCATACATACCAGGAAATCACTATACCTCCTCCAGTGCCACCCCCTCCTTCCAATGAGGCCTTGAATGGGACAGTAAATGATCCTTTAGACCAGTGGCAGCCCAGCATCCCCAAAAATATTCACCAGCAG CCACAGTCCCAGTCTCCGGTGTACAGCTCTAGTGCCTCTGGATCCAGGGAGTGTGTCATTTCTCCTCCGCGTGCAAGCGAAGAAGAACACGTCTACAG TTTTCCCAACAAGCAGAAGTCAGCAGAACCATCTCCCACACTGATGAGCTCTTCATTAGGCAATAACCTCTCAGAACTGGACCGACTCCTACTAGAACTCAATGCTGTTCAGCACAACCCTCCTAGTGGCTACCCAGCAG ATGAAGCTGCTAGGACCCCCTCGCTGCCCAGTGGGGCTGGCTCTCACTACAGCGCCTTGGAGAACGCTACCTCTTTGAATACACAACCAACAGCGCCTGCAAAAGAGAAGCCCAAGCGGAATGGAGGGCATGGCATTGAGGAAGTGTGTCCCAGTGTGGAGAGCCTTTTGGACGAACTTGAGAGCTCTGTGCCCAGTCCAGT TCCCGCTATCACTGTGAATCAAGGTGAAATGAGCAGCCCACAGCGGGTCACCGCTAGCCAGCAACAGACACGCATATCTGCCTCATCAGCAACAAGAGAACTGGATGAACTGATGGCTTCACTCTCAGATTTCAAG GTTATAATTCCTGCAGAATCACCCCTCCCTCTAAGAAGAACAGTTTCTGTCCCACCTTCTCCCCCACCACAGATTCCTAAAGATGTCTCCAGGGCTGTTTCTGTCAAAACCTCACCTCTCCCTCACcctccaccgcctcctcctcccttgCCGCCTCCACCGCCTCCACCGCCATCGCCACATGTCCCTCAGTTGCGCTATGTGCCCTCCGCCCCTCCACCTCAGCCCCTTCTCCAGTGGGAAATGCTTTTGGAGGAGTGCTCCTCTCCCCGAGCACAGGTTCCCAAAGAAAGCATTGGAGTGGTCTCTGCTGCCAAGACAGTGGTATCAGTTGGCTGCCAAACAGAAGAGGACTCgttcttcccaccagagcag GTTCCTTATACTCCACCTCTGGAACGGGGCTCTCATGTTCTGGCTGCTCGGCCGCCCACCCCTGAGAAG tTCATGTCCCAAGGGAAAGGTGGGAATAACTACCCATCATCTACTCCTCCAAAACCTGGTAGCCAGTTGGATAGCATGCTTGGAAGCCTCCAGTCTGACTTGAACAAACTGGGAGTAGCAACCGTGGCCAAAGGCGTATGTGGAGCCTGCAAGAAACCAATTGCTGGACAG GTTGTCACAGCGATGGGCAAGACTTGGCATCCAGAACACTTTGTCTGCACTCATTGCCAGGAGGAGATCGGGTCACGGAACTTCTTTGAGCGTGATAGCCAGCCCTACTGCGAGAAGGACTATCACAATCTCTTCTCCCCTCGCTGTTACTACTGCAATGGCCCTATCCTGGAT AAAGTGGTGACGGCCTTGGACAGGACATGGCACCCGGAACACTTTTTCTGTGCGCAGTGTGGAGCATTCTTTGGTCCTGAAG GCTTCCATGAGAAGGATGGCAAGGCCTACTGTCGCAAGGATTACTTTGACATGTTTGCTCCCAAGTGTGGAGGTTGTGCTCGTGCCATTTTGGAAAACTACATCTCTGCCTTGAATACCCTCTGGCACCCTGAGTGTTTTGTCTGCCGG GAATGCTTCACTCCATTCATCAATGGCAGCTTCTTTGAACACGATGGGCAGCCCTACTGTGAGGTGCATTATCATGAGCGCCGGGGCTCACTGTGCTCTGGCTGCCAGAAGCCCATCACAGGGCGCTGCATCACTGCAATGGCCAAGAAATTTCATCCTGAACACTTTGTCTGTGCCTTCTGTCTCAAGCAGCTCAACAAAGGAACCTTCAAGGAGCAGAATGACAAGCCCTACTGTCAGAACTGCTTCTTGAAACTCTTCTGTTAA
- the PXN gene encoding paxillin isoform X2 translates to MNTKVKVSLPKDVEAASAIFDPSAATHKANEASKVAFNELSNLDAPQFAPRTPLEGEAVAPATQTLDLSSLDQWESFPGPKGQLGHTLQQGVEIRDPARASSYPDVTEKKYGPEGVFRKNSLQNSPTCQWKEPLSSSPESTGNAWREDLDLIPACRSPVERISTSGQIKSVIKQTKETSNVHPMCRDLSPRRKLGPAIFHKTVSQDRLIEELQDRLGISKPEQEEWRSPDNWLTEGVIIISRPQKKEQDGGQQVEKVIIPAESPLPLRRTVSVPPSPPPQIPKDVSRAVSVKTSPLPHPPPPPPPLPPPPPPPPSPHVPQLRYVPSAPPPQPLLQWEMLLEECSSPRAQVPKESIGVVSAAKTVVSVGCQTEEDSFFPPEQVPYTPPLERGSHVLAARPPTPEKFMSQGKGGNNYPSSTPPKPGSQLDSMLGSLQSDLNKLGVATVAKGVCGACKKPIAGQVVTAMGKTWHPEHFVCTHCQEEIGSRNFFERDSQPYCEKDYHNLFSPRCYYCNGPILDKVVTALDRTWHPEHFFCAQCGAFFGPEGFHEKDGKAYCRKDYFDMFAPKCGGCARAILENYISALNTLWHPECFVCRECFTPFINGSFFEHDGQPYCEVHYHERRGSLCSGCQKPITGRCITAMAKKFHPEHFVCAFCLKQLNKGTFKEQNDKPYCQNCFLKLFC, encoded by the exons ATGAATACCAAAGTGAAAGTGTCATTGCCAAAGGATGTGGAAGCAGCATCCGCCATCTTTGATCCAAGTGCTGCTACTCACAAGGCAAATGAGGCCAGTAAAGTAGCTTTCAATGAACTGAGTAATTTAGATGCACCCCAGTTTGCACCAAGAACACCCCTGGAGGGAGAGGCTGTCGCACCAGCTACCCAAACTCTGGATCTTTCAAGTCTGGATCAGTGGGAGAGCTTCCCAGGCCCCAAAGGCCAACTGGGCCATACCCTGCAGCAAGGAGTTGAAATCAGAGATCCAGCAAGAGCCAGCAGCTACCCTGATGTAACTGAGAAGAAGTATGGTCCAGAGGGAGTTTTCAGGAAAAATAGTCTCCAGAACTCTCCAACATGCCAGTGGAAAGAGCCTCTCTCCAGCTCTCCCGAGTCTACAGGAAATGCCTGGAGAGAAGACCTGGATCTGATCCCCGCTTGCAGATCACCTGTGGAGAGGATTTCTACATCAGGCCAG ATCAAATCTGTAATCAAGCAAACAAAAGAGACCTCAAATGTGCACCCAATGTGCCGTGATCTTTCACCGAGACGCAAGCTGGGCCCTGCCATCTTCCACAAGACGGTCTCCCAAGACCGTTTGATTGAGGAGTTGCAAGACAGGTTGGGCATTAGCAAACCAGAACAAGAGGAATGGAGAAGCCCAGACAACTGGCTGACTGAGGGAGTAATCATCATTTCCAGGCcacaaaagaaggaacaggaTGGTGGCCAGCAGGTAGAAAAG GTTATAATTCCTGCAGAATCACCCCTCCCTCTAAGAAGAACAGTTTCTGTCCCACCTTCTCCCCCACCACAGATTCCTAAAGATGTCTCCAGGGCTGTTTCTGTCAAAACCTCACCTCTCCCTCACcctccaccgcctcctcctcccttgCCGCCTCCACCGCCTCCACCGCCATCGCCACATGTCCCTCAGTTGCGCTATGTGCCCTCCGCCCCTCCACCTCAGCCCCTTCTCCAGTGGGAAATGCTTTTGGAGGAGTGCTCCTCTCCCCGAGCACAGGTTCCCAAAGAAAGCATTGGAGTGGTCTCTGCTGCCAAGACAGTGGTATCAGTTGGCTGCCAAACAGAAGAGGACTCgttcttcccaccagagcag GTTCCTTATACTCCACCTCTGGAACGGGGCTCTCATGTTCTGGCTGCTCGGCCGCCCACCCCTGAGAAG tTCATGTCCCAAGGGAAAGGTGGGAATAACTACCCATCATCTACTCCTCCAAAACCTGGTAGCCAGTTGGATAGCATGCTTGGAAGCCTCCAGTCTGACTTGAACAAACTGGGAGTAGCAACCGTGGCCAAAGGCGTATGTGGAGCCTGCAAGAAACCAATTGCTGGACAG GTTGTCACAGCGATGGGCAAGACTTGGCATCCAGAACACTTTGTCTGCACTCATTGCCAGGAGGAGATCGGGTCACGGAACTTCTTTGAGCGTGATAGCCAGCCCTACTGCGAGAAGGACTATCACAATCTCTTCTCCCCTCGCTGTTACTACTGCAATGGCCCTATCCTGGAT AAAGTGGTGACGGCCTTGGACAGGACATGGCACCCGGAACACTTTTTCTGTGCGCAGTGTGGAGCATTCTTTGGTCCTGAAG GCTTCCATGAGAAGGATGGCAAGGCCTACTGTCGCAAGGATTACTTTGACATGTTTGCTCCCAAGTGTGGAGGTTGTGCTCGTGCCATTTTGGAAAACTACATCTCTGCCTTGAATACCCTCTGGCACCCTGAGTGTTTTGTCTGCCGG GAATGCTTCACTCCATTCATCAATGGCAGCTTCTTTGAACACGATGGGCAGCCCTACTGTGAGGTGCATTATCATGAGCGCCGGGGCTCACTGTGCTCTGGCTGCCAGAAGCCCATCACAGGGCGCTGCATCACTGCAATGGCCAAGAAATTTCATCCTGAACACTTTGTCTGTGCCTTCTGTCTCAAGCAGCTCAACAAAGGAACCTTCAAGGAGCAGAATGACAAGCCCTACTGTCAGAACTGCTTCTTGAAACTCTTCTGTTAA
- the PXN gene encoding paxillin isoform X4 translates to MDDLDALLADLESTTSHISKRPVFLSEETSYSYPTGNHTYQEITIPPPVPPPPSNEALNGTVNDPLDQWQPSIPKNIHQQPQSQSPVYSSSASGSRECVISPPRASEEEHVYSFPNKQKSAEPSPTLMSSSLGNNLSELDRLLLELNAVQHNPPSGYPADEAARTPSLPSGAGSHYSALENATSLNTQPTAPAKEKPKRNGGHGIEEVCPSVESLLDELESSVPSPVPAITVNQGEMSSPQRVTASQQQTRISASSATRELDELMASLSDFKFMSQGKGGNNYPSSTPPKPGSQLDSMLGSLQSDLNKLGVATVAKGVCGACKKPIAGQVVTAMGKTWHPEHFVCTHCQEEIGSRNFFERDSQPYCEKDYHNLFSPRCYYCNGPILDKVVTALDRTWHPEHFFCAQCGAFFGPEGFHEKDGKAYCRKDYFDMFAPKCGGCARAILENYISALNTLWHPECFVCRECFTPFINGSFFEHDGQPYCEVHYHERRGSLCSGCQKPITGRCITAMAKKFHPEHFVCAFCLKQLNKGTFKEQNDKPYCQNCFLKLFC, encoded by the exons ATGCGTTACTAGCTGATCTGGAATCCACTACCTCCCACATCTCCAAGCGACCTGTCTTCCTGTCAGAAGAAACATCTTACTCTTATCCAACTGGAAATCATACATACCAGGAAATCACTATACCTCCTCCAGTGCCACCCCCTCCTTCCAATGAGGCCTTGAATGGGACAGTAAATGATCCTTTAGACCAGTGGCAGCCCAGCATCCCCAAAAATATTCACCAGCAG CCACAGTCCCAGTCTCCGGTGTACAGCTCTAGTGCCTCTGGATCCAGGGAGTGTGTCATTTCTCCTCCGCGTGCAAGCGAAGAAGAACACGTCTACAG TTTTCCCAACAAGCAGAAGTCAGCAGAACCATCTCCCACACTGATGAGCTCTTCATTAGGCAATAACCTCTCAGAACTGGACCGACTCCTACTAGAACTCAATGCTGTTCAGCACAACCCTCCTAGTGGCTACCCAGCAG ATGAAGCTGCTAGGACCCCCTCGCTGCCCAGTGGGGCTGGCTCTCACTACAGCGCCTTGGAGAACGCTACCTCTTTGAATACACAACCAACAGCGCCTGCAAAAGAGAAGCCCAAGCGGAATGGAGGGCATGGCATTGAGGAAGTGTGTCCCAGTGTGGAGAGCCTTTTGGACGAACTTGAGAGCTCTGTGCCCAGTCCAGT TCCCGCTATCACTGTGAATCAAGGTGAAATGAGCAGCCCACAGCGGGTCACCGCTAGCCAGCAACAGACACGCATATCTGCCTCATCAGCAACAAGAGAACTGGATGAACTGATGGCTTCACTCTCAGATTTCAAG tTCATGTCCCAAGGGAAAGGTGGGAATAACTACCCATCATCTACTCCTCCAAAACCTGGTAGCCAGTTGGATAGCATGCTTGGAAGCCTCCAGTCTGACTTGAACAAACTGGGAGTAGCAACCGTGGCCAAAGGCGTATGTGGAGCCTGCAAGAAACCAATTGCTGGACAG GTTGTCACAGCGATGGGCAAGACTTGGCATCCAGAACACTTTGTCTGCACTCATTGCCAGGAGGAGATCGGGTCACGGAACTTCTTTGAGCGTGATAGCCAGCCCTACTGCGAGAAGGACTATCACAATCTCTTCTCCCCTCGCTGTTACTACTGCAATGGCCCTATCCTGGAT AAAGTGGTGACGGCCTTGGACAGGACATGGCACCCGGAACACTTTTTCTGTGCGCAGTGTGGAGCATTCTTTGGTCCTGAAG GCTTCCATGAGAAGGATGGCAAGGCCTACTGTCGCAAGGATTACTTTGACATGTTTGCTCCCAAGTGTGGAGGTTGTGCTCGTGCCATTTTGGAAAACTACATCTCTGCCTTGAATACCCTCTGGCACCCTGAGTGTTTTGTCTGCCGG GAATGCTTCACTCCATTCATCAATGGCAGCTTCTTTGAACACGATGGGCAGCCCTACTGTGAGGTGCATTATCATGAGCGCCGGGGCTCACTGTGCTCTGGCTGCCAGAAGCCCATCACAGGGCGCTGCATCACTGCAATGGCCAAGAAATTTCATCCTGAACACTTTGTCTGTGCCTTCTGTCTCAAGCAGCTCAACAAAGGAACCTTCAAGGAGCAGAATGACAAGCCCTACTGTCAGAACTGCTTCTTGAAACTCTTCTGTTAA